Proteins from a genomic interval of Mycobacterium conspicuum:
- a CDS encoding carbohydrate ABC transporter permease yields the protein MSTTRRVRQRPWRDYALFVVLVGPNLALLLLFIYRPLADNIRLSFFDWNISDRSAQFIGLSNYAEWFTRTDTRQIVLNTVVFTVAAVVGSMVLGLVLAMLLDQPLRGRNLVRSTVFAPFVISGAAVGLAAQFVFDPHFGLVQDLLHRIGIGVPDFYQDPHWAMFMVTVTYIWKNLGYTFVIYLAALQGVRRDLLEAAEIDGASRWSTFRRVLFPQLRPTTFFLSITVLINSLQVFDVINVMTRGGPMGTGTTTMVYQVYLETFRNFRAGYGAAVATIMFLVLLAITYYQTRVMDKELRQ from the coding sequence GTGAGCACGACGCGGCGGGTACGGCAGCGTCCCTGGCGTGATTACGCCCTGTTCGTCGTCCTGGTGGGCCCGAACCTGGCGTTGTTGCTGCTGTTCATCTATCGCCCGCTGGCGGACAACATCCGGCTGTCGTTTTTCGACTGGAACATCTCCGACCGCAGCGCGCAGTTCATCGGGTTGTCGAATTACGCCGAATGGTTCACCCGCACCGACACCCGCCAGATCGTGCTCAACACGGTGGTGTTCACCGTGGCGGCTGTCGTCGGTTCGATGGTGCTGGGGTTGGTGCTGGCCATGCTGCTCGATCAACCGTTGCGCGGACGAAACCTGGTGCGCTCCACCGTGTTTGCGCCGTTCGTGATTTCCGGCGCCGCGGTTGGCCTGGCGGCGCAGTTCGTCTTCGACCCGCATTTCGGTCTGGTGCAAGACCTGTTGCACCGCATCGGTATTGGTGTGCCCGACTTCTACCAGGACCCGCACTGGGCGATGTTCATGGTGACGGTGACCTACATCTGGAAGAACCTCGGCTACACGTTCGTCATCTATCTGGCCGCGCTGCAAGGTGTACGCCGAGACCTGTTGGAGGCGGCCGAGATCGACGGCGCCAGCCGATGGTCCACCTTTCGCCGGGTGCTGTTTCCGCAGCTGCGCCCGACGACGTTCTTCCTGTCGATCACCGTGCTGATCAACTCGCTGCAGGTCTTCGACGTCATCAACGTCATGACCCGCGGCGGGCCGATGGGCACCGGCACCACGACCATGGTCTACCAGGTGTATCTGGAGACCTTCCGCAACTTCCGGGCCGGCTACGGCGCCGCCGTCGCCACCATCATGTTCCTGGTGCTGCTGGCCATCACGTACTACCAGACGCGGGTCATGGACAAGGAGCTGCGCCAATGA
- a CDS encoding carbohydrate ABC transporter permease, whose amino-acid sequence MKAARLLGYAAMAVVVLLIAGPLLFVVFTSFKEQPDVYSQPTTWWPPHWHPQNYATATRQIPFWTYLRNSVILTSALASVKFVLGVLSAFGLVFVEFPGKTAVFLGIIAALMVPNQITVISNYALISQLGLRNTFPGIILPLAGVAFGTFLMRNHFLSLPAEVIEAARMDGARWWQLLLRVVLPMSGPTMVAFGVITVVNEWNEYLWPFLMSDDEAVAPLPVGLTFLQQAEGLTNWGPVMAVTLLAMLPILLIFIGLQRQMIKGLTSGAVKG is encoded by the coding sequence ATGAAGGCCGCGCGGCTGCTGGGCTATGCGGCGATGGCGGTGGTCGTGCTGCTGATCGCGGGGCCGCTGCTGTTCGTGGTGTTCACCTCGTTCAAGGAGCAGCCCGACGTCTATTCGCAGCCGACCACCTGGTGGCCGCCGCACTGGCATCCGCAGAACTACGCGACCGCCACCCGGCAGATCCCGTTCTGGACGTACCTGCGTAACTCGGTGATCCTCACGTCGGCGCTGGCCTCGGTCAAGTTCGTGCTCGGTGTGCTCAGCGCGTTCGGCCTGGTGTTCGTGGAATTCCCCGGCAAGACGGCGGTGTTTTTGGGGATCATCGCGGCGCTGATGGTGCCCAACCAGATCACGGTGATTTCCAACTACGCGTTGATCTCGCAACTCGGCCTGCGCAACACCTTCCCGGGCATCATCCTGCCGCTGGCCGGTGTCGCGTTCGGAACCTTCTTGATGCGCAACCACTTTCTCTCTCTGCCCGCCGAAGTGATCGAGGCGGCCCGGATGGACGGCGCGCGGTGGTGGCAGTTGTTGCTGCGCGTGGTGTTGCCGATGTCGGGGCCGACGATGGTGGCGTTCGGTGTCATCACGGTGGTCAACGAGTGGAACGAATACCTGTGGCCGTTCCTGATGTCCGACGACGAAGCGGTGGCGCCGCTGCCGGTGGGCCTGACCTTCCTGCAGCAGGCCGAGGGCCTGACGAACTGGGGTCCGGTGATGGCGGTGACGCTGCTGGCGATGCTGCCCATCCTGCTCATCTTCATCGGCCTGCAACGGCAGATGATCAAGGGCCTGACGTCGGGCGCGGTGAAAGGTTGA
- a CDS encoding ABC transporter substrate-binding protein produces the protein MGGGVSIKSGPGPIAFWSNHPGQSTAVEKELIARFTSEFPAASVKLIDAGKDYDEVAQKFNAALIGTDVPDVVVLDDIWWFHFALSGAIAPLDDLFAQAGVDAGDYVDSLLADYEFDGRHYALPYARSTPLFYYNKPLWDAAGLPDRGPLSWQEFDDWGPRLQRVVGDRRSAHGWANAQSISWTFEGPNWAFGGAYSDKWRLTFTEPATVAAGNFLRDSVHAKGYAVISNDTANEFATGILASTIASTGALVGITHAARFDFGVAPLPVGPAGAPACPTGGAGLAIPAKLSDERKLNALKFIAFVTSPASTAYFSQRTGYLAVRKSVAGDPTQQRYLAENPRARVAIDQLPHTRPQDYARVFLPGADRIIATGLESIGLKGSDVKSTFTDINHQLQVVLDRQIKRKLPGMQHG, from the coding sequence ATGGGCGGCGGCGTCTCGATCAAGTCCGGCCCGGGGCCGATCGCGTTCTGGTCCAATCACCCCGGGCAGTCCACCGCCGTGGAAAAGGAGCTCATCGCCCGCTTCACTAGCGAATTCCCGGCGGCGTCGGTCAAGCTGATCGACGCCGGCAAGGACTACGACGAAGTGGCGCAAAAGTTCAACGCGGCGCTGATCGGCACCGACGTGCCCGATGTCGTTGTGCTGGACGACATTTGGTGGTTTCACTTCGCGCTGTCCGGCGCCATCGCCCCGCTGGACGACCTGTTCGCCCAGGCCGGGGTGGACGCGGGCGACTACGTCGACTCGCTGCTGGCCGACTACGAATTCGACGGCCGGCACTACGCGTTGCCCTACGCGCGCTCGACGCCGCTGTTCTACTACAACAAGCCGTTGTGGGACGCGGCCGGCCTGCCGGATCGCGGGCCGCTGTCCTGGCAGGAGTTCGACGACTGGGGCCCGCGGCTGCAGCGCGTGGTCGGCGACCGCAGATCGGCCCACGGCTGGGCCAACGCCCAATCGATCTCCTGGACATTCGAGGGACCGAACTGGGCGTTCGGCGGCGCCTACTCCGACAAGTGGCGCTTGACGTTCACCGAACCCGCCACCGTCGCGGCGGGCAACTTCCTGCGGGATTCGGTCCATGCCAAGGGTTACGCCGTCATCTCGAACGACACGGCCAACGAGTTCGCCACCGGCATCCTGGCCTCGACGATCGCGTCGACGGGCGCCCTGGTCGGCATCACCCACGCCGCCAGGTTCGACTTCGGTGTCGCGCCGCTGCCCGTCGGTCCCGCGGGCGCGCCCGCCTGCCCGACGGGCGGGGCGGGGCTGGCGATTCCCGCCAAGCTCTCCGACGAGCGAAAGCTCAACGCGCTCAAGTTCATCGCGTTCGTCACCAGCCCGGCCAGCACCGCGTATTTCAGCCAACGCACCGGATACCTCGCGGTGCGGAAGTCCGTCGCGGGTGATCCGACCCAACAGCGCTATCTCGCCGAGAACCCGCGCGCTCGGGTGGCGATCGACCAGCTGCCGCATACCCGTCCGCAGGACTACGCGCGCGTCTTCCTGCCGGGCGCCGACCGCATCATCGCCACCGGGCTGGAATCCATCGGCCTGAAGGGATCCGACGTGAAATCCACCTTCACCGACATCAACCACCAGCTGCAGGTCGTCCTCGACCGCCAGATCAAGCGAAAGCTGCCGGGTATGCAGCATGGCTGA